GGTTTCGGTACTTTCAATGGTCTTGAGCTGATGTTGCAGGACCGTACCGGCGGATCTGTAGAAAAATTCAGTGCCACTACGAACCGCTTTATTGAACAGATGATGGAACTACCTGAAATAGAAATGGCTTTCACCATGTTCAGGGCTGACTTCCCTCAATATATGATAGAGGTGGATGCGGTAAAAGCCAAACAGCTGGGAGTGAGTATCAGTAGCCTGATGAGCAATATTCAAACCAGTTATGGCAGTAGCCAGGCCTCAGATTTTAACCTCTTTGGGAAATACTACAGGGTAATGGTACAGGCAGCACCAGAAAGCCGCACAACGCCAGCAAGCCTGGAAGGCATGTTTGTAAAGAACGAACAGGGCAGCATGGTACCCGTGAACAGCATCATTAAATTAAAAAAAGTATATGGTCCGGAGGTATTGAAAAGATATAACCTGTACAATGCCATCTCCGTGAATGCGGCGCCGAAAGCGGGTTATAGTACAGGGGATGCGATTGCTGCTGTAGAAAAACTGGCAGCAGAAAAACTTCCAGGTGGTTATAGTTATGAATGGACGGGATTGAGTAAGGAGGAAAAGACGTCCGGTAGTCAGATGCTTATGATTTTTATACTGGCATTACTGTTCGTGTATTTCCTGCTGGCAGCGCAGTATGAAAGTTATATTCTGCCATTAGCGGTATTGTTGTCTATACCTACAGGTTTACTGGGCGTATTCTTTTCAATCAGGATAATGGGGATCGATAATAATATTTATGTGCAGGTAGGCCTGGTGATGTTGATTGGATTGCTGGCGAAGAATGCTATCCTGATAGTGGAGTTTGCAGTACAGCGCAGGAAGGCTGGTAAGGCCCTGGCAGCGGCCGCGATTGAAGCAGCTAAGCTGCGCCTGCGACCGATCATCATGACATCGCTGGCATTTATAGTGGGCTTGTTGCCTTTGATGACGGTGAAAGGGCCGTCCGCACAGGGGAACCATTCCATCAGTATCAGTACTGCCGGCGGCATGTTGACGGGCGTAGTGCTGGGTGTTTTCATCATACCTGTTTTGTTCATCGTATTTCAATATTTGCAGGAGAAAGTTTCAGCCCATGAGTAAGTATTTATATGTTACGGGCCTGGCGCTCATGGCCATGGCCTGCAGGGTGGGGAAGGATTATTCCAGACCTGGAATGGATCTGCCTTCTACCTATAAAGGGTTTTCGTTAGATACGAATAATATCGCGGTTATACCGGTACAAGCTTTCATTAAGGACCATACATTGCAGCAACTGGTAGATAGCGCGCTGCACAGGAACTTCGATATCCGGGTGGCTTTGCAGAACATCGCATCCGCTTCGCATTCACTGAAGGCCGCGCGCATGGGAAATTTACCGGACGTGAATATGTCCGTGACGGCAACGCGTACCTGGAATTCCAAAAACAGTCTGAATGGATCACTGGCAGACCAGCTTACCAAAACCAGCTATTTAGACGATTATAACGCCGGTTTATCCCTGAGTTGGGAACTTATGAGCTGGGGAAAGATCAGTCGTCTTAAAGAGGCTGCTTTGGCTGATTATCTGCAAACGACAGAAGCTTCGAGAGCTGTACAAACGAGGGTGATCAGCGAGGTCGCCCAGGGTTACTACAATCTCCTGATGCTGGATACGCAGCAGGAGGTGGCGCAGCGGAATATTGAACTGACGGATAGTACCCTGCAGATGATGCAGTTGCAGTTTAATTCTGGTATCATCACCAATCTTGCATTGGAGCAGACGGCGGCACAGTTACATGCTGCACAGGCCCTGGTACCGCAGATCATGCAGCAGATCACTATACAGGAGAATGCCCTGAAATTACTGACGGGAGAGATGCCTGGAGGAGTATTGCGTACTAAGCTGCAACGCCTGGAAGCAGATACTTTGCCGGTGGCGGGTATTCCTGCCCAGTTATTACAACACAGACCTGATGTACATGCGGCAGAGCTGGCGCTGAAAGCAGCGAATGCAAGAGCAGGGGTAGCACAGTCGGCGCTATACCCGGCCCTGACAATTACGGCTTCTTTTGGTGCCAATTCATTCAAACCTGATACCTGGTTTGACCTGCCCGGAAGTTTGTATAAAACGATCGGTGCAGGGATCACACAGCCCATCTTTCAGCGGGGAAAATTAAAGGCTGAGTGGGAGATAGCAAAGGTTGCTGTGGAAACAAATACAATAGAATTTCAGCGGTCGGTAGTCACAGCGGTGCAGGAGGTAAGCAATGCACTGGCGAAGGTGGAGCAACTGAAAGCGCAGTATGCTTATACAAGTCAGCGGGTAGCACGCCTGCAGGAGGCAAAGCAGAGTGCATATTTGTTGTTCCGGAATGGGATGGCAAATTATCTGGAGGTGATCACGGCACAGAGCAATGCATTGCAGAGTGAGCTGGATCTGGCAGCGGTGAAACGGGATCAGCTGAATGCGACGGTGGAGTTGTACAAGGCCCTCGGAGGCGGGTGGAAGTAGAGACCCGATAGACAGCATAGCCCATGACCCCGGGTGGTAATAAATACTTAATTTCGATGAATGGAAATGGAAAGGGATAAATTATTTTACAAATATTATAGGTTCATAGTCGTACCACTGGGCTTCCTGCTCTACCTGGCACTCTCATATTTCATGAATCCCTTTGGGAAATATTGGGAGTATTTGAACCATAGTTCCTTTATGACGCATGTAGAAGAAGCTGGTTTTGGCCTGCTCACATCTTTTTTTATTACCGAAGTGAGCCTGGCTTGTGCCCGCTGGCTGGACAGGTGGTTGCCATGGGAAAAGCAACCTTTGGTGCGCGTGCTGACCCAGACAGTGTTGCTGATCATTGGGGTGTTCATGATCCTGAAAGCAGAAGACCTGTTTTATTCCACTTTCTTTCCCTGTGAAGAAGGGGTAGCTCCTGTCATCGATAAACTTGATGAGTGGCAATTTCCACTGGTCTGCGTGATCGTTGCTTTTGTAATCAGTGCCGTGCATACCGGTAATTATTTTCTGAAGCTCTGGAAGTCTTCCATGATGGAAGCCGCCGAATTACAGCTAAAAGCTGCGAGGCTGAACGAGATAGCCATGCAGGCGCAATTGCAGTCGCTGAAGTTACAGCTGGATCCTCATTTCCTTTTTAACAACTTCAGTACTTTATCTGCACTGATCGAAGACGAACCTAAACTTGCTGCATCATTCCTGGAGAAGCTTGCCAAAGTTTACAGGTATATGATTACAAACCTGAATAGTGATGTAATCAGCTTGTCAGAAGAACTGAAATTTATAGAGGCTTATCGTTTTTTGATTAAGATACGGCATGGCGAGAATGTAGACATTCATGTGAAGATCAGCGCTGCGAATCAAAACAGGGAGATTCCGCCTATTACCTTGCAATTGCTGATAGAGAACGCGATCAAACATAATATCGCGTCTCCTTCGCAGCCTTTGTATATCCTGATTACTGACGAGGAGAATGAGCTGGTAGTGCGGAATAATATACAGTTAATTGCAAATGAACTGCCTTCAACAAAAATGGGTCTTGAAAATATCAAAAAAAGGTATGAACTACTTTTTGGGCAATCTGTTACAGTAAATGATAAAGATGGTCAGTTTGAAGTAAGATTACCATTAGTAGATTTAAAAAGTATATAACGATGCAGGTAGTGATTATTGAAGATGAGCGGCCTAACTCTACACGATTAAAAAAGATGCTGGCAGAACTGGATACTGAACTGGAAGTACTGGCTACACTGGAGACAATTGCCGATAGTGTGGCCTGGTTCAGGCAACATCCCCATCCTGATGTTGTATTGATGGATGTAAGGATCGCAGATGGCTTGAGCTTCGATATATTTCCACAGGTACAGTTACAGTGCCCGGTGGTGTTTATCACAGCTTACGATGAGTATGCGGTAAGGGCTTTTAAAGTCAATAGCTTGGATTATTTACTAAAGCCTGTGGAGAAGGAGGACCTGGGTGTTGCGCTTGAAAAGGTGCGGTCAAAGAAGATGTTGCAGGATACGGGCGAGTTGGTCAAACAGTTGCTGGGTGTTCTGCAGCGAAGGCAGAATACGTATCGTACGCGTTTTGTGATTCCTGTCAGAGATGAGTTGAAAACGGTGCTCAGTGCTAATATTGATTTCATTTATTATTCAATTACGGGAACGCACCTGGTATTGAAAGACAGGGAGCAATTGCAGGTGAATATGAGTATGGATGAGCTGGAAGAGCAACTGGACCCGGATGTTTTTTTCAGGGTGAACAGGCAGCATATTGTGCATATAGAT
This window of the Chitinophaga sancti genome carries:
- a CDS encoding TolC family protein, coding for MSKYLYVTGLALMAMACRVGKDYSRPGMDLPSTYKGFSLDTNNIAVIPVQAFIKDHTLQQLVDSALHRNFDIRVALQNIASASHSLKAARMGNLPDVNMSVTATRTWNSKNSLNGSLADQLTKTSYLDDYNAGLSLSWELMSWGKISRLKEAALADYLQTTEASRAVQTRVISEVAQGYYNLLMLDTQQEVAQRNIELTDSTLQMMQLQFNSGIITNLALEQTAAQLHAAQALVPQIMQQITIQENALKLLTGEMPGGVLRTKLQRLEADTLPVAGIPAQLLQHRPDVHAAELALKAANARAGVAQSALYPALTITASFGANSFKPDTWFDLPGSLYKTIGAGITQPIFQRGKLKAEWEIAKVAVETNTIEFQRSVVTAVQEVSNALAKVEQLKAQYAYTSQRVARLQEAKQSAYLLFRNGMANYLEVITAQSNALQSELDLAAVKRDQLNATVELYKALGGGWK
- a CDS encoding sensor histidine kinase — its product is MEMERDKLFYKYYRFIVVPLGFLLYLALSYFMNPFGKYWEYLNHSSFMTHVEEAGFGLLTSFFITEVSLACARWLDRWLPWEKQPLVRVLTQTVLLIIGVFMILKAEDLFYSTFFPCEEGVAPVIDKLDEWQFPLVCVIVAFVISAVHTGNYFLKLWKSSMMEAAELQLKAARLNEIAMQAQLQSLKLQLDPHFLFNNFSTLSALIEDEPKLAASFLEKLAKVYRYMITNLNSDVISLSEELKFIEAYRFLIKIRHGENVDIHVKISAANQNREIPPITLQLLIENAIKHNIASPSQPLYILITDEENELVVRNNIQLIANELPSTKMGLENIKKRYELLFGQSVTVNDKDGQFEVRLPLVDLKSI
- a CDS encoding LytR/AlgR family response regulator transcription factor produces the protein MQVVIIEDERPNSTRLKKMLAELDTELEVLATLETIADSVAWFRQHPHPDVVLMDVRIADGLSFDIFPQVQLQCPVVFITAYDEYAVRAFKVNSLDYLLKPVEKEDLGVALEKVRSKKMLQDTGELVKQLLGVLQRRQNTYRTRFVIPVRDELKTVLSANIDFIYYSITGTHLVLKDREQLQVNMSMDELEEQLDPDVFFRVNRQHIVHIDSIQVIKQYAVSKLRVVLKQDTEREIIISKEKAPLFRQWLDR